A region from the Rosa rugosa chromosome 6, drRosRugo1.1, whole genome shotgun sequence genome encodes:
- the LOC133714155 gene encoding F-box protein At3g54460: MDDDATTSFADHKLCGFLYAVLAVTSPPDPPDLPFGTRFRAAPDVSFKSQNDEDAVVLSPVPENSSDSEQCEGELGRKTRTRKRSIGLVNGRISVVHQLHALVMNKCIKIDALLVRVEPAGVGGQQLRAVLLVDVYLPIELWCGWQFPKSGSIAGALFRHLSSDWGERSAMLSDKDYLENNLGGGRNIWNLSDCHVFGCKLHHNFTDSSKKKLFELHEIFKSLPSVAETGNHNSSRIQPVDDSCKAGIWDISDDILLNILATLNPMDLVRVSATCCHLRTLAVSIMPCMKLKLFPHQQVAVEWMLQREKKAKVLPHPLYLAFSTEDGFSFCINTISGEIVTGEAPTISDFHGGMFCDEPGLGKTITALSLILKTQGTLATPPDGVQVNWCTHNGDQKCGYYELGGDDVAGGSMLPIKRDMGQKAQSGLGDSKYCRSKRARLLLDEQIPGVTNSCPGKVMETPVAAYSNSAVCVVRCSKNLSGIKKDLLPSFQGASGYPKQTKAGKNSSRLSNDTWVQCDVCRKWRKLPESSIADASAPWFCSMNSDPFYQSCSVPEESYDNSEPITHLLGFYTKGTAGGEEQNVFFFISVLKERYALINSITKKALSWLAKLSSDQLSVMETVGLRSPFVSSCVELGDAYPFQELFQAFGLKRRVEKGVIKWCYPRSLNNMSFDVAALRIALSVPLNSVRLYLSRATLIVVPSNLVDHWETQIKKHVRPGQLRVYVWSDHKKPSAHSLAWDYDVIITTFSRLSAEWGPRKKSALMQVHWLRVMLDEGHTLGSSLSLTNKMQMAVSLMASNRWILTGTPTPNTPNSQLSHLQPLLKFLHEESYGQNYKSWEAGILRPFEAKMEEGRSRLLHLLHRCMISARKIDLQTIPPCIKKATFLDFAEEHARSYNELVETVRRNILLADWNDPSHVESLLNPKQWKFRSTTIKNVRLSCCVAGHIKVTDAGEDIQETMDILAEKGLHPMSEEYAFIRYNIVYGGNCVRCKEWCRLPVITPCKHLLCLDCVGLDSERCTYPGCGNLYEMQTPDTLTRPENPNPKWPVPKDLIELQPSYKQDDWDPDWQSTSSSKVSYLVRRLKALQEANSKVECPTNDENSPMDTKNLISLPEMGDSKELIQVHGFRRDAKTHETYLDKVLVFSQFLEHIHVIEQQLTIAGIKYAGMYSPMHSSNKMKSLATFKNDASCTVLLMDGSAALGLDLSFVTHVFLMEPIWDRSMEEQVISRAHRMGATRPVHVETLAMRGTIEEQMLEFLQDSDECRRFLKEEAGKSDQGARTQRSLHDFADRNYLSHLGFVRTNPQM; encoded by the exons atGGACGACGACGCAACGACGTCGTTCGCCGACCACAAGCTCTGCGGCTTCCTCTACGCCGTTCTCGCCGTCACTTCGCCGCCGGACCCACCCGACCTCCCCTTCGGAACGCGCTTCCGCGCAGCTCCAGACGTCAGTTTCAAATCCCAAAACGACGAAGACGCCGTCGTCCTCTCGCCGGTGCCGGAAAACTCCTCTGATTCGGAGCAATGCGAGGGGGAATTGGGGAGGAAGACGAGGACGAGGAAGAGGAGTATAGGGCTGGTGAATGGGAGAATAAGCGTGGTGCACCAGCTTCACGCTTTGGTGATGAACAAGTGCATCAAGATCGATGCTTTGTTGGTTCGGGTTGAGCCCGCCGGCGTCGGTGGGCAACAACTCAGGGCTGTGCTGCTCGTTGATGTCTATCTTCCGATTGAGTTATGGTGTGGCTGGCAGTTTCCGAAATCGGGGTCTATTGCCGGTGCTCTGTTTCGACACTTGAG TTCTGACTGGGGAGAGAGAAGTGCAATGCTGTCTGACAAAGATTACCTTGAAAATAATCTTGGTGGTGGCAGAAACATATGGAATCTTTCTGACTGTCATGTTTTTGGTTGCAAGCTGCATCATAATTTCACTGATTCTTCAAAGAAGAAGCTATTTGAGCTTCATGAAATTTTTAAGAGTTTACCTAGTGTGGCAGAGACAGGAAACCATAACTCTTCTAGAATACAACCAGTTGATGACTCTTGTAAAGCTGGTATTTGGGATATATCTGATGACATATTACTAAATATCCTAGCTACACTCAACCCAATGGACCTTGTTAGGGTGTCTGCAACTTGTTGCCATTTGAGAACCTTGGCTGTCTCAATCATGCCATGCATGAAACTTAAATTGTTTCCTCATCAGCAGGTAGCAGTTGAATGGATGCTTCAACGTGAGAAAAAGGCTAAAGTTTTGCCCCATCCATTGTATCTGGCTTTCTCAACTGAAGATGGATTTTCGTTCTGTATTAACACTATTTCTGGAGAAATTGTCACTGGTGAAGCTCCCACTATCAGTGATTTTCATGGGGGAATGTTCTGTGATGAACCTGGATTAGGAAAGACTATAACTGCTCTTTCACTTATTCTGAAGACACAAGGAACTCTGGCAACTCCTCCAGATGGGGTACAAGTGAATTGGTGTACACATAACGGAGACCAGAAATGTGGTTATTATGAGCTTGGTGGTGATGATGTGGCTGGTGGTAGTATGCTCCCAATAAAGAGGGATATGGGTCAGAAAGCTCAAAGTGGTCTTGGCGATTCCAAATACTGCCGATCTAAAAGAGCCAGGCTACTTCTTGATGAGCAAATTCCAGGAGTCACCAATTCTTGTCCTGGCAAAGTAATGGAAACACCAGTAGCTGCATACTCTAATTCAGCAGTGTGTGTGGTTCGGTGCAGTAAGAACTTAAGTGGCATAAAAAAAGATCTTCTGCCATCATTTCAAGGAGCATCCGGCTATCCCAAACAAACAAAGGCTGGAAAAAACTCGAGTAGATTGTCCAACGACACCTGGGTTCAGTGTGATGTATGCCGTAAGTGGCGGAAGCTTCCAGAAAGCAGTATTGCTGACGCTAGCGCGCCGTGGTTTTGTAGCATGAATTCTGACCCTTTCTACCAGAGTTGTAGTGTTCCTGAAGAATCCTATGATAATTCCGAGCCAATAACACATTTACTAGGGTTTTACACCAAGGGAACAGCTGGAGGGGAGGAacaaaacgttttttttttcattagtgTGCTTAAGGAGAGGTATGccttgataaattctattacAAAGAAAGCCCTATCTTGGTTGGCTAAACTTTCTTCTGACCAGCTGTCAGTAATGGAGACAGTTGGTCTGCGAAGTCCTTTTGTAAGCTCTTGTGTAGAGTTGGGTGATGCCTATCCGTTTCAGGAATTATTTCAAGCATTTGGTCTCAAAAGAAGAGTAGAAAAGGGTGTTATTAAATGGTGTTACCCACGAAGTCTTAACAACATGAGTTTTGATGTTGCTGCTCTCAGAATTGCTCTTTCTGTGCCATTGAACTCAGTGAGGCTGTATCTTTCAAGAGCAACTCTAATTGTTGTCCCATCAAATTTAGTTGATCACTGGGAAACGCAAATTAAGAAGCATGTCAGGCCTGGTCAGCTGCGAGTTTATGTGTGGAGTGACCATAAGAAGCCTTCTGCACACAGTCTGGCATGGGACTATGATGTTATCATAACCACGTTCAGTCGTTTGAGTGCAGAGTGGGGCCCCCGCAAAAAAAGTGCACTGATGCAAGTGCATTGGCTTAGAGTCATGTTAGATGAGGGGCATACTCTTGGCTCAAGTCTTAGCTTGACAAACAAAATGCAAATGGCAGTTTCATTGATGGCTTCAAACCGTTGGATATTGACTGGAACTCCGACTCCTAATACACCCAATAGTCAACTATCACATCTTCAACCATTGCTCAAATTCCTTCATGAGGAATCCTATGGGCAGAATTATAAGTCGTGGGAAGCTGGGATTCTTAGGCCTTTTGAAGCAAAGATGGAAGAAGGACGATCACGTTTGTTGCATTTACTGCATAGGTGCATGATTAGTGCCAGAAAGATAGATTTGCAGACTATTCCACCTTGCATCAAGAAAGCTACTTTTCTTGATTTTGCTGAGGAACATGCAAGAAGTTACAATGAATTGGTAGAGACAGTTAGGCGCAATATACTATTGGCTGACTGGAATGATCCTTCTCATGTTGAGAGTCTTCTGAATCCAAAGCAGTGGAAGTTTCGAAGTACAACTATCAAAAATGTTAGGCTATCTTGCTGTGTGGCCGGGCATATAAAAGTAACAGATGCTGGCGAAGATATTCAGGAGACAATGGATATTTTAGCTGAAAAAGGTCTACATCCCATGTCAGAGGAGTATGCGTTCATAAGATATAATATTGTTTATGGTGGCAACTGTGTACG ATGCAAGGAATGGTGTCGTTTACCTGTCATTACGCCATGCAAGCATCTTTTGTGCCTCGACTGTGTTGGTTTGGACAGTGAGAGGTGTACTTACCCTGGCTGTGGCAACTTATATGAGATGCAAACTCCTGATACACTAACTCGGCCAGAAAATCCAAATCCTAAGTGGCCTGTTCCCAAGGATCTTATTGAGCTACAACCCTCGTATAAACAG GATGACTGGGATCCGGATTGGCAGTCAACATCTAGCAGTAAAGTCTCTTATCTGGTAAGGAGATTGAAAGCATTGCAGGAAGCTAATAGCAAAGTTGAATGCCCTACAAATGATGAGAATAGTCCCATGGACACCAAAAATCTAATTTCCCTGCCTGAGATGGGTGATTCAAAAGAATTGATACAAGTTCATGGCTTTAGAAGGGATGCCAAGACTCATGAAACATATTTGGATAAAGTTTTGGTATTTTCTCAATTTCTTGAGCATATACATGTCATTGAGCAGCAG TTGACCATTGCTGGTATTAAATATGCTGGGATGTATAGTCCAATGCATTCTAGCaacaag aTGAAGTCACTGGCTACTTTCAAGAATGATGCTAGCTGCACAGTTCTTTTGATGGATGGAAGTGCTGCATTGGGTCTCGATTTGAGCTTTGTAACGCATGTATTTTTAATGGAACCAATATGGGACAGGAG CATGGAGGAACAAGTCATTAGTCGTGCTCATCGGATGGGTGCTACTCGTCCTGTACATGTGGAAACTCTAGCAATGCGTGGCACTATTGAAGAGCAAATGCTGGAGTTCTTACAG GATTCTGATGAGTGCAGAAGATTTTTGAAGGAAGAGGCTGGAAAATCTGACCAAGGGGCACGAACTCAACGTTCCTTACATGATTTTGCTGACAGAAATTATCTTTCTCATCTTGGATTTGTACGGACAAATCCTCAGATGTAA